Proteins encoded together in one Clostridium felsineum DSM 794 window:
- a CDS encoding TetR/AcrR family transcriptional regulator, whose protein sequence is MNKKAEYKSAIRSRKLIRAAFADLIKEKDLGKITVTDIVKRADINRGTFYAHYQDVQAVSDQIGNEIIEKMLEFLGEFNSKCFFQNPKPILLKVSKWLEDDFEFYKTLINANGAEQFLEELKTIFVNYMEFDSAVPDSIKKTPTFRIRVNFFAGGILNIFQVWFNGDLEYSFDELSQEVSDIISCASEPFF, encoded by the coding sequence ATGAATAAAAAAGCAGAATATAAAAGTGCAATACGTTCAAGAAAGCTAATACGCGCAGCTTTCGCTGATTTAATAAAGGAAAAGGATTTAGGGAAAATAACCGTTACTGATATAGTTAAACGTGCAGACATTAATCGTGGAACCTTTTATGCACATTATCAAGATGTACAGGCAGTTTCTGACCAAATCGGAAATGAAATAATTGAAAAAATGTTAGAATTTTTAGGTGAATTTAATTCTAAATGTTTTTTTCAAAATCCCAAGCCTATTCTTTTGAAAGTGTCAAAATGGCTTGAAGATGACTTTGAATTTTATAAAACTCTAATAAATGCCAATGGGGCTGAACAATTCCTTGAAGAGCTAAAAACCATATTTGTTAATTACATGGAATTCGATAGTGCTGTTCCCGATAGCATAAAAAAAACACCTACCTTTCGTATACGTGTAAATTTCTTTGCAGGTGGAATTCTTAATATATTTCAAGTGTGGTTTAACGGTGATCTTGAGTATTCCTTTGATGAACTCTCACAAGAAGTGAGTGACATTATCTCTTGTGCTTCTGAACC